The Vitis riparia cultivar Riparia Gloire de Montpellier isolate 1030 chromosome 10, EGFV_Vit.rip_1.0, whole genome shotgun sequence genome includes a region encoding these proteins:
- the LOC117923059 gene encoding FAS1 domain-containing protein SELMODRAFT_448915-like gives MAISLSFFLLLLLLLLTSIKASPPVPSPLASPPMSLSPARPPSPPSPAAAPPPREQQQQLNNIIDALIGTGDFGGWANLLYSADPSTLPITATLFIPSDNATAAAAATTTTLDPLIFPYHIVPQRLSFSDLQRFTTHSRLPTLLPTMSILITNNTPSNFTIDDSPITHPDLYLASAVSVHGVASVLDYSLYGNETLKPSLPPEVGTAQPTHPPPPPPSMAGETWGRRRSDAACLCTEYPIVFSVVCAAFAFKIHRIPLSR, from the coding sequence ATGGCCATTTCCCTCTCTTTcttccttctcctcctcctcctcctccttacAAGCATCAAGGCGTCTCCGCCAGTGCCGTCGCCACTGGCCTCTCCTCCGATGTCATTGTCACCGGCACGTCCGCCGTCTCCGCCGTCTCCAGCCGCTGCTCCACCACCTAGGGAGCAGCAGCAGCAACTGAACAACATAATCGACGCCCTCATCGGCACCGGCGACTTTGGAGGATGGGCCAACCTCCTCTACTCCGCCGATCCCTCCACGCTTCCCATCACCGCCACCCTCTTCATCCCGTCTGACAACGCCACAGCCGCCGCTGCCGCTACCACCACCACATTGGACCCACTCATCTTCCCCTACCATATCGTCCCTCAACGCCTCTCGTTCTCCGATCTCCAACGCTTCACCACCCACTCTCGCCTCCCCACTCTCTTGCCCACCATGTCCATTCTCATCACCAACAATACTCCCTCCAACTTCACCATCGACGACTCTCCCATCACCCACCCCGACCTCTACCTCGCCTCCGCAGTCTCCGTCCACGGAGTCGCTTCCGTCCTCGACTACTCACTCTACGGCAACGAAACCTTGAAACCATCACTCCCACCGGAAGTAGGCACAGCGCAGCCTACCCATCCACCACCTCCGCCTCCGTCGATGGCCGGAGAAACATGGGGGCGCCGAAGGTCGGACGCTGCATGCTTGTGCACCGAGTATCCGATCGTTTTTTCGGTTGTTTGTGCCGCTTTTGCATTCAAGATTCATAGAATTCCTCTTAGTCGTTGA